Part of the Etheostoma cragini isolate CJK2018 chromosome 8, CSU_Ecrag_1.0, whole genome shotgun sequence genome, AGCTTTGTCTACTGCAGTCTTCAGTAAGAAAATGTTTACCTGTAGCAGCCAATTATAATATTCTCAGTCCACTCTCAAGTCCACAGACGTGCAAACTCAAAGTCTCACAGTAGTTAGAACCACAAATGTCCAATTGTCCACTAGAGAAATAAAACCGTTTATAGATATTGAGATATATTGTCCATAGTGCCTGTCTGACAGACCTGTTGACGAACTAATATCACTCCCAAGAGCAACACCTAACAAATTGTGGCCATGCAAGATTTGATGCCTGTGAAAACTTGGTTTTAAaaattttctttataaatattGCTGATCGTggcttttacagttttttggatTGCTTACACACTAAAGTTAAAAGTAGTACACTATTAGCAAAACCTTACACTCAAGAAGCAAAACATCAGCCCATATTTGCACAACTATAAGCACATTGTCAACCTCACACTTGttgcaaaactctacacacagtgatttgcaaaacactaaacacactaaacatacactcaccggccactttattaggtacacctgtccaactgctcgttaacacttaatttctaagcagccaNNNNNNNNNNNNNNNNNNNNNNNNNNNNNNNNNNNNNNNNNNNNNNNNNNNNNNNNNNNNNNNNNNNNNNNNNNNNNNNNNNNNNNNNNNNNNNNNNNNNGaattttctgaatgaaggactcagtccttggaggaattcggaggatgctcgacattggaacggtccttcgaCGGACGTTTATGACGTAGCGTCCTCCTCCTGGCTTTggaggatccttccttgacatAACAAACTGCTGCTAATTCATCTTCTACATCccaacagcataattaaacagCGCAGTTGAAATTTCCACAACCActtcatccagtgttttgaaatgctgcaaaaaaattcaatgacgGGAGCCCGCAATGACGTGCACTTGATAGTTCCATTGtacatgttctccaaatgctaaggaggactctgacctgctcctgaaggatccttccttggaaggactagtcctaccaaggaaggatccttgacattgagaaatgGGGAGAGTTTCTTTGCCTAGCTGGATCTGGCCAGAGAATTTCATCAACATCGCAGGCAATGTTGTCATTAGCAAGACACCTTGGAAAGAAACGTCTTGAATGACGAATCCATCCTTGCATTGCTGCTACCTCCATCTGGTCACAGGCCTCCTCCATGGCTTAATTGAGGGGTACCTCAGCCTGGAGACGGAGATCATATACCTTCCTCCGCCATGCCGAGAAAAACTCTTCTATAGGGTTGAGAAATGGAGAGTATGGTGGAAGATATAGGACGGTGAAATGTGGATGTTGCTGAAACCAGTTCTTAACCAGAGCAGAGCGGTGGAAAGACGCATTGTCCCAGACAACAATGTATTGCATATGATCGATTTGATTTGCTGCTGTTATGTTGTGCAGTTGGTCCAAGAATGTAAGTATGAGTGCTGTGTTGTAAGGGCCCATATGGGCATGGCGGTGGAGGACCCCATTCTGTGTAATGGCTGCACAGAGTGTTATATTACCCCCACGTTGCCCTCGGACATTGACTATAGCCCTGTGGCCAATGAtgtttctttccctccttcGTGTTCTCGTCAGGTTGAACCCAGCCTCATCTAAGTAAATGAACTCATGCTGGATCTCCTCTCCATCCATTTGTAAAACTCTCTGAAGAACAGTGTCAGGCAAAATTGTGTTCAGTGTAGATCTAGTATAcatattacagtacagtaaaatattATGAGACAGTATGCAAGATGACAATGCTTAGGTGAATACATACCTCTGCATAATCATGCCGCAGTCGTTTCACCCTTTCGGAATTGCGCCCGAAAGGCACTTGATAAATTTGCttaatttgaatatgtttttttattaggaTGCGTGCCAGTATTGATGTTGAGACCTGATGGATATTGTTGAAACCGACGTGGTTATTGACAATGCTAGCTTGGAGCTGATTGAGGGTTATAGCATTGTTGGCCAAAACCATGTTTACTATCTCCCTCTCTTGCTGTTCTGTGAACATAGGAGGCCTTCCCCCTCGTCGTTCCTGACCCTCAATCCtatgtagagaaaaaaacagtaaacaatagTACAGTCATTTCACAGGAAA contains:
- the LOC117949083 gene encoding uncharacterized protein LOC117949083, whose translation is MFTEQQEREIVNMVLANNAITLNQLQASIVNNHVGFNNIHQVSTSILARILIKKHIQIKQIYQVPFGRNSERVKRLRHDYAERVLQMDGEEIQHEFIYLDEAGFNLTRTRRRERNIIGHRAIVNVRGQRGGNITLCAAITQNGVLHRHAHMGPYNTALILTFLDQLHNITAANQIDHMQYIVVWDNASFHRSALVKNWFQQHPHFTVLYLPPYSPFLNPIEEFFSAWRRKVYDLRLQAEVPLN